GTATGTTTATTTCTAAATGAATATTCCGATGAATTGGTAAAAAGGTTGGAAACCATTTTAGCTAATCACTTGCCAAAAAAAAGTGAATGGGTCTAAAAACCCATTCATTGGCTGCTATTTTCCATGGCTAAATTGCTTTCTGGATTTAAAAACCGAAAGAAATAAAGCGATAATAAGGGAATCGAACCTAAAACGATAAAGCAATAGTGGAAAGAGCTTACCTCAGTTGTTAAGTTTGCGTTAAACGGCAATGTGGTTGATAAGATCAAAGTGGTTAAGGCAACTCCAAAGCTTGCGGATAGTTGCTTAAATAATGAATATAAAGAACTTCCAACTCCTTTATGTTTACACGAGTCCTTCTCGCATAAAGTGAATTTCCACTTTTCCTTCTTTGCGAAGCTCTTCTAAAACGACAGACTCTTTGAAGCTACGTTGTACGCGATCAATGGTATCGGCTACTAAAGCTAGGGTTTCTTTGGATTTTCGAATGATCTCAAGAATTTTTTCAAATTCCTTACGCGTATCTTTAGTGGATAACTCAGTGATTTTAAAAACTTGGTCAACAACAAGCCCCTTCCTATCGGCGTACTCACATA
This DNA window, taken from Candidatus Rubidus massiliensis, encodes the following:
- a CDS encoding hypothetical protein (Resolvase, N terminal domain); the encoded protein is MKALLLARVSSKEQEEGQSIPAQERRLCEYADRKGLVVDQVFKITELSTKDTRKEFEKILEIIRKSKETLALVADTIDRVQRSFKESVVLEELRKEGKVEIHFMREGLV